One Molothrus ater isolate BHLD 08-10-18 breed brown headed cowbird chromosome 4, BPBGC_Mater_1.1, whole genome shotgun sequence genomic window carries:
- the LOC118700262 gene encoding ras association domain-containing protein 6-like, protein MGEGYPCYESHTLRSRREQELDCATHPRSSSDGAAVRRRTKLPTITRTEVETHRFSINGHFYNHERSVFTPASGTETKIRINSQTRTRQVIEQLLRKFKLENSPHEFALYVIHASGEKKQLRSRDVPLLHRLLQGPSEKVAKFFLMDGDMEEISSDVAQYISFHLSFLESILHRINEEEEREIRQTTARYTREKRLILQHLRSRSIQKTETTV, encoded by the exons ATGGGAGAGG GTTATCCATGCTATGAAAGTCACACTCTCAGgtccaggagggagcaggagctcgACTGTGCCACCCACCCACGCAGCAGCAGCGATGGCGCGGCCGTGCGCAGGAGGACCAAGCTCCCCACCATCACCAGGACAGAAGTAGAAACTCACAGGTTCTCCATCAATGGCCACTTCTACAACCACGAG AGATCAGTTTTCACTCCGGCTTCTGGGACAGAAACCAAAATAAGAATCAACAGCCAGACGAGGACCAGACAAGTGATAGAGCAGTTGCTTCGGAAGTTTAAG ctagAAAACAGCCCCCATGAATTTGCACTTTACGTTATCCATGCGTCTGGAG aaaagaagcagctgaggagTAGGGATGTTCCCTTAttgcacaggctgctgcaggggcccTCTGAGAAGGTTGCCAAGTTCTTTCTCATGGATGGGGACATGGAAGAGATCAGCAGTGAT GTGGCTCAGTACATTTCATTCCATCTTTCCTTCTTGGAATCCATTCTGCACAGAATAAATGAAGAGGAGGAGCGGGAGATTCGACAGACAACTGCAAG GTACACACGAGAGAAGAGGCTGATCCTGCAGCACCTGCGCAGTCGAAGCATTCAGAAAACAGAGACCACGGTGTGA
- the LOC118700265 gene encoding neuropeptide FF receptor 2-like isoform X2: protein MDSNSSLDWPHLDLLNYNRTYKYLYLEGNVSYVDFYLHQPWVAAVFITSYLLIFLLCMVGNGGVCFIVLWSRHMRTVTNLFILNLAVSDLLVGLFCMPTTLLDNIIAGWPFGSLVCKMSGMVQGISVSASVFTLVAIAMDRFRCIVHPFKPKLTVPAAVATIAVIWALAVAIMCPSAALLRLRQEKRFQLLLGTGNATRPVFWCREEWPEPAMRKAYTTVLFANIYLAPLALIALLYARIGVSLCHAAVPAAGKRGREQQRGAWRRKRKAIHTLVLVTLLFALSWLPLWSLMLLSDYGSLSDVQLRLINVYIYPLAHWLAFSNSSVNPIIYGFCNRSFRRGFQAALWLQVCSRPACAQPAPGQAALPAAPCPPAQDPPPHTAKGGNWVHKQRDLLMEELKGNGTE from the exons ATGGACTCAAACTCCTCGTTGGATTGGCCTCACTTGGATTTGCTGAATTACAACAGGACGTACAAGTACCTTTACCTGGAAGGAAATGTCTCCTATGTGGACTTCTACCTCCACCAGCCTTGGGTGGCTGCTGTCTTCATCACCTCCTACCTGCTCATCTTCCTCCTGTGCATGGTGGGCAACGGGGGGGTTTGTTTCATTGTGCTGTGGAGCAGGCACATGCGCACGGTCACCAACCTGTTCATCCTGAACCTGGCCGTCAGTGACTTGCTGGTGGGGCTCTTCTGCATGCCCACCACCCTCCTGGACAACATCATTGCAG GGTGGCCCTTTGGGAGCCTGGTGTGCAAGATGAGCGGGATGGTCCAAGGCATCTCTGTTTCTGCCTCTGTCTTCACTCTGGTTGCTATTGCCATGGACAG GTTCCGGTGCATCGTGCACCCCTTCAAGCCGAAGCTGACCGTCCCCGCCGCCGTGGCCACCATCGCGGTGATCTGGGCGCTGGCCGTGGCCATCATGTGTCCCTCGGCGGCGCTGCTGCGGCTGCGGCAGGAGAAGcgcttccagctgctcctgggcacgGGCAACGCCACCCGCCCGGTGTTCTGGTGCCGGGAGGAGTGGCCCGAGCCGGCCATGAGGAAGGCCTACACCACGGTGCTCTTTGCCAACATCTACCTGGCTCCGCTGGCGCTCATCGCGCTCCTGTACGCCAGGATCGGCGTTTCCCTGTGCCACGCCGCCGTGCCCGCGGCCGGGAAGCGCGGCCGGGAGCAGCAGCGGGGAGCGTGGAGGAGGAAGCGGAAAGCCATCCACACGCTCGTCCTTGTCACCCTGCTCTTCGCCCTGTCCTGGCTTCCCCTGTGGAGCCTGATGCTGCTGTCGGACTACGGCAGCCTGTCGGACGTGCAGCTGCGGCTGATCAATGTGTACATCTATCCCCTGGCTCACTGGCTGGCCTTCTCCAACAGCAGCGTCAACCCCATCATCTACGGCTTCTGCAACCGGAGCTTCCGCCGCGGCTTCCAGGCCGCGCTCTGGCTCCAGGTCTGCTCCAGGCCCgcctgtgcccagccagccccgGGCCAGGCCGCCCTGCCCGCCGCCCCCTGCCCGCCGGCCCAGGATCCCCCTCCCCACACAGCCAAGGGAGGAAACTGGGTCCATAAGCAGCGGGATTTGCTGATGGAGGAGCTCAAAGGCAATGGGACGGAGTGA
- the LOC118700265 gene encoding neuropeptide FF receptor 2-like isoform X1, which produces MAWNCCSNEGKLFFSSQRAHWNTRRRMDSNSSLDWPHLDLLNYNRTYKYLYLEGNVSYVDFYLHQPWVAAVFITSYLLIFLLCMVGNGGVCFIVLWSRHMRTVTNLFILNLAVSDLLVGLFCMPTTLLDNIIAGWPFGSLVCKMSGMVQGISVSASVFTLVAIAMDRFRCIVHPFKPKLTVPAAVATIAVIWALAVAIMCPSAALLRLRQEKRFQLLLGTGNATRPVFWCREEWPEPAMRKAYTTVLFANIYLAPLALIALLYARIGVSLCHAAVPAAGKRGREQQRGAWRRKRKAIHTLVLVTLLFALSWLPLWSLMLLSDYGSLSDVQLRLINVYIYPLAHWLAFSNSSVNPIIYGFCNRSFRRGFQAALWLQVCSRPACAQPAPGQAALPAAPCPPAQDPPPHTAKGGNWVHKQRDLLMEELKGNGTE; this is translated from the exons ATGGCTTGGAACTGCTGCTCTAACGAgggaaaactgtttttctctagCCAGAG GGCACATTGGAACACAAGGAGGAGAATGGACTCAAACTCCTCGTTGGATTGGCCTCACTTGGATTTGCTGAATTACAACAGGACGTACAAGTACCTTTACCTGGAAGGAAATGTCTCCTATGTGGACTTCTACCTCCACCAGCCTTGGGTGGCTGCTGTCTTCATCACCTCCTACCTGCTCATCTTCCTCCTGTGCATGGTGGGCAACGGGGGGGTTTGTTTCATTGTGCTGTGGAGCAGGCACATGCGCACGGTCACCAACCTGTTCATCCTGAACCTGGCCGTCAGTGACTTGCTGGTGGGGCTCTTCTGCATGCCCACCACCCTCCTGGACAACATCATTGCAG GGTGGCCCTTTGGGAGCCTGGTGTGCAAGATGAGCGGGATGGTCCAAGGCATCTCTGTTTCTGCCTCTGTCTTCACTCTGGTTGCTATTGCCATGGACAG GTTCCGGTGCATCGTGCACCCCTTCAAGCCGAAGCTGACCGTCCCCGCCGCCGTGGCCACCATCGCGGTGATCTGGGCGCTGGCCGTGGCCATCATGTGTCCCTCGGCGGCGCTGCTGCGGCTGCGGCAGGAGAAGcgcttccagctgctcctgggcacgGGCAACGCCACCCGCCCGGTGTTCTGGTGCCGGGAGGAGTGGCCCGAGCCGGCCATGAGGAAGGCCTACACCACGGTGCTCTTTGCCAACATCTACCTGGCTCCGCTGGCGCTCATCGCGCTCCTGTACGCCAGGATCGGCGTTTCCCTGTGCCACGCCGCCGTGCCCGCGGCCGGGAAGCGCGGCCGGGAGCAGCAGCGGGGAGCGTGGAGGAGGAAGCGGAAAGCCATCCACACGCTCGTCCTTGTCACCCTGCTCTTCGCCCTGTCCTGGCTTCCCCTGTGGAGCCTGATGCTGCTGTCGGACTACGGCAGCCTGTCGGACGTGCAGCTGCGGCTGATCAATGTGTACATCTATCCCCTGGCTCACTGGCTGGCCTTCTCCAACAGCAGCGTCAACCCCATCATCTACGGCTTCTGCAACCGGAGCTTCCGCCGCGGCTTCCAGGCCGCGCTCTGGCTCCAGGTCTGCTCCAGGCCCgcctgtgcccagccagccccgGGCCAGGCCGCCCTGCCCGCCGCCCCCTGCCCGCCGGCCCAGGATCCCCCTCCCCACACAGCCAAGGGAGGAAACTGGGTCCATAAGCAGCGGGATTTGCTGATGGAGGAGCTCAAAGGCAATGGGACGGAGTGA
- the LOC118700265 gene encoding neuropeptide FF receptor 2-like isoform X3: MTKNFCLRSSETPGKAKLQQGTLEHKEENGLKLLVGLASLGFAELQQDVQVPLPGRKCLLCGLLPPPALGGCCLHHLLPAHLPPVHGWPFGSLVCKMSGMVQGISVSASVFTLVAIAMDRFRCIVHPFKPKLTVPAAVATIAVIWALAVAIMCPSAALLRLRQEKRFQLLLGTGNATRPVFWCREEWPEPAMRKAYTTVLFANIYLAPLALIALLYARIGVSLCHAAVPAAGKRGREQQRGAWRRKRKAIHTLVLVTLLFALSWLPLWSLMLLSDYGSLSDVQLRLINVYIYPLAHWLAFSNSSVNPIIYGFCNRSFRRGFQAALWLQVCSRPACAQPAPGQAALPAAPCPPAQDPPPHTAKGGNWVHKQRDLLMEELKGNGTE; this comes from the exons ATGACCAAGAACTTCTGCCTCAGATCATCAGAGACCCCTGGAAAAGCCAAACTCCAGCAA GGCACATTGGAACACAAGGAGGAGAATGGACTCAAACTCCTCGTTGGATTGGCCTCACTTGGATTTGCTGAATTACAACAGGACGTACAAGTACCTTTACCTGGAAGGAAATGTCTCCTATGTGGACTTCTACCTCCACCAGCCTTGGGTGGCTGCTGTCTTCATCACCTCCTACCTGCTCATCTTCCTCCTGTGCATG GGTGGCCCTTTGGGAGCCTGGTGTGCAAGATGAGCGGGATGGTCCAAGGCATCTCTGTTTCTGCCTCTGTCTTCACTCTGGTTGCTATTGCCATGGACAG GTTCCGGTGCATCGTGCACCCCTTCAAGCCGAAGCTGACCGTCCCCGCCGCCGTGGCCACCATCGCGGTGATCTGGGCGCTGGCCGTGGCCATCATGTGTCCCTCGGCGGCGCTGCTGCGGCTGCGGCAGGAGAAGcgcttccagctgctcctgggcacgGGCAACGCCACCCGCCCGGTGTTCTGGTGCCGGGAGGAGTGGCCCGAGCCGGCCATGAGGAAGGCCTACACCACGGTGCTCTTTGCCAACATCTACCTGGCTCCGCTGGCGCTCATCGCGCTCCTGTACGCCAGGATCGGCGTTTCCCTGTGCCACGCCGCCGTGCCCGCGGCCGGGAAGCGCGGCCGGGAGCAGCAGCGGGGAGCGTGGAGGAGGAAGCGGAAAGCCATCCACACGCTCGTCCTTGTCACCCTGCTCTTCGCCCTGTCCTGGCTTCCCCTGTGGAGCCTGATGCTGCTGTCGGACTACGGCAGCCTGTCGGACGTGCAGCTGCGGCTGATCAATGTGTACATCTATCCCCTGGCTCACTGGCTGGCCTTCTCCAACAGCAGCGTCAACCCCATCATCTACGGCTTCTGCAACCGGAGCTTCCGCCGCGGCTTCCAGGCCGCGCTCTGGCTCCAGGTCTGCTCCAGGCCCgcctgtgcccagccagccccgGGCCAGGCCGCCCTGCCCGCCGCCCCCTGCCCGCCGGCCCAGGATCCCCCTCCCCACACAGCCAAGGGAGGAAACTGGGTCCATAAGCAGCGGGATTTGCTGATGGAGGAGCTCAAAGGCAATGGGACGGAGTGA